Proteins from one Streptococcus mitis B6 genomic window:
- the guaB gene encoding IMP dehydrogenase, with protein sequence MSNWDTKFLKKGFTFDDVLLIPAESHVLPNDADLTTKLADNLTLNIPIITAAMDTVTESQMAIAIARAGGLGVIHKNMSIAQQADEVRKVKRSENGVIIDPFFLTPEHTIAEADELMGRYRISGVPVVETLENRKLVGILTNRDLRFISDYNQPISNHMTSENLVTAPVGTDLATAENILQEHRIEKLPLVDEEGRLSGLITIKDIEKVIEFPNAAKDEFGRLLVAGAVGVTSDTFERAEALFEAGADAIVIDTAHGHSAGVLRKIAEIRAHFPDRTLIAGNIATAEGARALYEAGVDVVKVGIGPGSICTTRVIAGVGVPQVTAIYDAAAVAREYGKTIIADGGIKYSGDIVKALAAGGNAVMLGSMFAGTDEAPGETEIFQGRKFKTYRGMGSIAAMKKGSSDRYFQGSVNEANKLVPEGIEGRVAYKGAAADIVFQMIGGIRSGMGYCGAANLKELHDNAQFIEMSGAGLKESHPHDVQITNEAPNYSM encoded by the coding sequence ATGTCTAATTGGGACACTAAATTTTTGAAAAAAGGTTTTACCTTTGATGATGTATTGCTTATTCCAGCTGAAAGTCATGTGTTGCCTAACGATGCAGATTTAACAACTAAATTGGCAGATAATTTGACTTTAAATATCCCAATTATTACCGCTGCCATGGACACAGTTACAGAGAGTCAAATGGCTATTGCTATTGCTCGTGCAGGCGGTCTCGGAGTTATCCATAAAAACATGTCAATTGCTCAACAAGCAGACGAGGTTCGTAAGGTAAAACGTTCTGAAAATGGAGTTATTATTGATCCGTTCTTCTTGACGCCTGAACATACAATTGCTGAAGCAGATGAGCTTATGGGTCGTTACCGCATCAGTGGTGTTCCAGTTGTTGAAACACTTGAAAATCGTAAATTGGTTGGTATTTTGACAAACCGAGATCTTCGTTTTATTTCAGACTATAACCAACCAATCTCAAATCATATGACTAGTGAAAATCTTGTTACTGCTCCTGTGGGTACAGATCTTGCAACAGCCGAGAATATTCTTCAAGAACACCGTATTGAAAAACTTCCTTTGGTAGATGAAGAAGGTCGTCTTTCTGGTTTGATTACTATCAAAGATATTGAAAAAGTTATTGAGTTTCCAAATGCTGCTAAAGATGAGTTTGGTCGTCTACTAGTTGCAGGTGCAGTAGGTGTTACTTCAGATACATTTGAACGTGCAGAGGCTCTTTTTGAAGCAGGAGCGGATGCGATTGTTATTGATACTGCACATGGTCATTCTGCAGGTGTCTTACGTAAAATTGCTGAGATTCGTGCCCACTTCCCAGATCGTACTTTGATTGCTGGAAATATTGCTACTGCTGAGGGAGCACGTGCACTTTACGAAGCAGGTGTAGACGTTGTCAAGGTTGGGATTGGACCAGGTTCTATCTGTACTACTCGTGTGATTGCTGGTGTTGGTGTTCCGCAAGTAACAGCTATCTACGATGCTGCAGCTGTTGCGCGTGAATATGGTAAAACGATCATTGCTGACGGTGGAATCAAGTATTCTGGAGATATTGTAAAAGCCCTTGCTGCAGGTGGAAATGCAGTTATGCTTGGATCAATGTTTGCTGGAACTGATGAAGCTCCAGGCGAAACTGAAATCTTCCAAGGACGTAAGTTTAAGACTTACCGTGGTATGGGATCAATTGCTGCTATGAAGAAAGGTTCAAGCGATCGTTACTTCCAAGGTTCTGTCAATGAAGCAAATAAACTTGTTCCAGAAGGAATTGAAGGTCGTGTTGCTTATAAAGGTGCGGCAGCTGATATTGTCTTCCAAATGATTGGAGGTATTCGCTCTGGTATGGGTTACTGTGGTGCAGCTAACCTTAAAGAACTACACGATAATGCTCAATTTATTGAAATGTCTGGTGCTGGTTTGAAAGAGAGTCATCCTCATGATGTACAAATTACGAATGAGGCACCAAATTATTCCATGTAA
- the trpS gene encoding tryptophan--tRNA ligase gives MTKPIILTGDRPTGKLHIGHYVGSLKNRVLLQEVDKYDMFVFLADQQALTDHAKDPQTIVESIGNVALDYLAVGLDPSKSTIFIQSQIPELAELSMYYMNLVSLARLERNPTVKTEIAQKGFGESIPTGFLVYPIAQAADITAFKANYVPVGTDQKPMIEQTREIVRSFNNAYNCDVLVEPEGIYPENERAGRLPGLDGNAKMSKSLNNGIYLADDADTLRKKVMSMYTDPDHIRVEDPGKIEGNMVFHYLDVFGRPEDAQEITDMKEHYQRGGLGDVKTKRYLLEILERELGPIRERRIEFAKDMGEVYNMLQKGSERAREVAGQTLSEVKGAMGLHYFN, from the coding sequence ATGACTAAACCCATTATTTTAACAGGAGACCGTCCAACAGGAAAATTGCATATTGGACATTATGTTGGAAGTCTAAAAAATCGAGTATTATTACAGGAAGTGGATAAGTATGATATGTTTGTGTTCTTGGCTGACCAACAAGCTTTGACAGATCATGCTAAAGACCCTCAAACCATTGTAGAGTCTATCGGAAATGTGGCTTTGGATTATCTCGCAGTTGGATTGGATCCAAGTAAATCAACTATCTTTATTCAAAGCCAAATTCCAGAGTTGGCTGAACTATCTATGTATTATATGAATCTAGTTTCATTAGCACGTTTGGAGCGCAATCCAACAGTCAAGACAGAGATTGCTCAGAAAGGATTTGGAGAAAGCATTCCGACAGGATTCTTGGTTTATCCAATAGCTCAAGCAGCTGACATCACAGCTTTCAAGGCTAATTATGTTCCTGTTGGGACAGATCAGAAACCCATGATTGAGCAAACTCGCGAGATTGTTCGTTCTTTTAATAATGCATATAACTGTGATGTCTTGGTAGAGCCGGAAGGTATTTATCCAGAAAATGAGAGAGCAGGGCGTTTGCCTGGTTTAGATGGAAATGCTAAAATGTCTAAATCACTCAATAATGGTATTTATTTAGCTGATGATGCGGATACTTTGCGTAAAAAAGTGATGAGTATGTATACAGATCCAGATCATATTCGAGTGGAAGATCCAGGTAAGATTGAGGGAAATATGGTTTTCCATTATCTAGATGTTTTCGGTCGTCCAGAAGATGCTCAAGAAATTACTGACATGAAAGAACATTATCAACGAGGTGGTCTTGGTGATGTGAAAACCAAGCGTTATCTACTTGAAATATTAGAACGTGAACTTGGTCCTATTCGTGAGCGCCGTATTGAATTTGCTAAGGATATGGGAGAAGTTTATAATATGCTTCAAAAAGGTAGTGAAAGAGCGCGTGAAGTTGCAGGTCAAACCCTATCTGAGGTTAAAGGAGCAATGGGACTTCATTACTTTAACTAA
- a CDS encoding ATP-binding cassette domain-containing protein translates to MLTVSDVSLRFSDRKLFDDVNIKFTEGNTYGLIGANGAGKSTFLKILAGDIEPTTGHISLGPDERLSVLRQNHFDYEDERAIDVVIMGNEKLYSIMKEKDAIYMKEDFSDEDGVRAAELEGEFAELGGWEAESEASQLLQNLNIPEELHYQNMSELANGEKVKVLLAKALFGKPDVLLLDEPTNGLDIQSITWLEDFLIDFDNTVIVVSHDRHFLNKVCTHMADLDFGKIKLYVGNYDFWKESSELAAKLLADRNAKAEEKIKQLQEFVARFSANASKSRQATSRKKMLDKIELEEIVPSSRKYPFINFKAEREIGNDLLTVENLTVKIDGETILDNISFILRPGDKTALIGQNDIQTTTLIRAIMGDIDYEGTVKWGVTTSQSYLPKDNSADFAGEESILDWLRQFASKEEDDNTFLRGFLGRMLFSGDEVNKPVNVLSGGEKVRVMLSKLMLLKSNVLVLDDPTNHLDLESISSLNDGLKNFKESIIFASHDHEFIQTLANHIIVLSKNGVIDRIDETYDEFLENAEVQAKVKELWKD, encoded by the coding sequence TTGCTTACAGTATCTGATGTTTCACTACGTTTTAGTGATCGCAAACTTTTTGATGATGTCAATATCAAATTTACAGAAGGAAATACTTACGGATTAATCGGTGCTAATGGTGCCGGAAAATCTACCTTTTTAAAAATTTTAGCCGGAGATATCGAACCTACTACTGGTCACATCTCTCTTGGTCCAGATGAACGTCTCTCTGTTCTTCGTCAAAATCACTTTGACTATGAAGATGAACGTGCCATTGATGTTGTTATCATGGGAAATGAAAAACTTTATAGCATCATGAAAGAGAAAGATGCCATCTACATGAAGGAAGATTTCTCAGATGAGGATGGAGTGCGTGCTGCCGAACTTGAAGGAGAGTTTGCCGAGCTTGGAGGATGGGAAGCAGAAAGTGAAGCCTCTCAACTCCTTCAAAACCTAAATATCCCAGAAGAATTGCACTATCAAAATATGAGTGAATTGGCCAACGGTGAAAAAGTAAAGGTTCTCCTCGCCAAAGCACTTTTTGGTAAACCAGATGTTCTTCTTTTAGACGAGCCGACCAATGGTTTGGATATCCAATCTATTACTTGGTTAGAAGATTTCTTGATTGACTTTGATAACACAGTCATAGTAGTATCCCATGACCGTCACTTCTTGAATAAAGTATGTACCCACATGGCAGACCTTGACTTTGGAAAAATCAAACTCTATGTCGGAAACTACGACTTCTGGAAGGAGTCTTCTGAACTCGCTGCTAAATTGCTAGCAGACCGTAATGCCAAAGCAGAAGAAAAAATTAAACAATTGCAAGAATTCGTTGCTCGTTTTTCTGCCAATGCTTCTAAATCAAGACAAGCAACATCACGTAAAAAAATGCTTGATAAGATTGAACTAGAAGAGATTGTACCATCCAGTCGTAAATATCCATTTATCAACTTTAAAGCTGAGCGTGAAATTGGTAATGATCTCTTGACAGTAGAAAATCTAACTGTAAAGATTGATGGTGAGACTATTTTAGATAATATCAGCTTTATCTTGCGTCCAGGTGATAAGACAGCGCTTATTGGGCAGAATGACATCCAAACGACTACATTAATTCGTGCAATCATGGGAGATATTGACTATGAAGGAACTGTCAAGTGGGGAGTTACAACTAGTCAATCTTACCTGCCAAAAGATAACTCAGCTGATTTTGCAGGGGAAGAATCAATTCTTGACTGGTTGCGTCAATTCGCAAGTAAAGAAGAAGATGACAATACTTTCCTACGTGGTTTCCTCGGCCGTATGCTCTTCTCTGGAGATGAAGTTAACAAACCTGTAAACGTCTTGTCAGGAGGAGAAAAAGTCCGCGTCATGCTTTCCAAACTCATGCTCTTGAAATCAAATGTTCTTGTCCTCGATGATCCAACCAATCACTTGGACCTGGAATCTATCTCAAGCTTGAACGATGGATTGAAAAACTTTAAAGAATCAATCATCTTTGCCAGTCATGACCACGAGTTTATTCAAACTCTAGCTAACCATATCATTGTCTTGTCTAAAAATGGCGTCATCGACCGTATCGATGAAACCTATGATGAATTCCTAGAGAATGCAGAAGTACAAGCAAAAGTTAAAGAACTTTGGAAAGACTAA